A region of the Rhizobium binae genome:
GCCGGCCTGCTCAACGGCAAACGCTGCGCCATCCATTGGGAAAACCTGCCGGGCTTCTCCGAAGCCTTCCCGCAGGCGGAGGTCTATGCCGATCTCTACGAAATCGACGGCAACCTCTATACCTGCGCTGGCGGCACCGCCTCGCTCGACATGATGCTGAACCTCGTCGGCGAGGATTTCGGCGAAAGCCTGGTCAACCGCATCTGCGAACAGCACCTCACCGACCGCGTGCGCAACCCGCACGACCGTCAGCGCCTGCCGCTGCGGGCCCGCCTCGGCGTGCAGAATGCCAAGGTCCTGTCGATCATCGAACTGATGGAAGGCAATCTGGCCGAGCCGTTGTCGCTGATCGAGATCGCCGATGGCGCCGGCCTTTCACGGCGCCAGATCGAGCGGCTGTTCCGCCAGGAGATGGGTCGCTCGCCGGCCCGCTACTATCTGGAGATCCGCCTCGACCGCGCCCGCCACCTGCTGGTGCAGTCTTCGATGCCTGTCGTCGAGGTCGCCGTCGCCTGCGGCTTCGTTTCGGCCTCGCATTTCTCCAAGTGTTATCGCGAACTCTACCATCGCTCGCCGCAGCAGGAGCGCGCCGAGCGCAAGATGACCATGGCTACCGCGCGTCAGGCCGTTGCGGCTTGAGGTGACCGCAACACAAGAGTCTGAGCATCCCTTCGTCATGCTCGGCCTTGTACTGCCTTGTGCCGAGCATCCAACCAGGGGTTGATAGCACAGCAGCCTCGGCACAAGGCCGAGGCTGACGACCAGTGGCGACAGCCTACCCTACTGCGCCGCCTCCTCCGTCATCCTGGCGTCGGAATAGACCTGGTTGCGGCCCCGGTGTTTGGCCATGTAGAGGAACTGGTCGGCGGCGTTGAGATAGTTCTCGAAGGTTTCGTAGCCCTCGATTTCGGCGATGCCGATCGAGATGGTGACGCCGAGCTCCTCGTCGTCGGCGGTGACCTTCAACCGCGAAATATCGGAGCGGATCTCGTCGCAAAGCTTGGTCGCGGCAGCCGAATCCATCTGCGGGAAAAGGATGGCGAATTCTTCGCCGCCAAGCCGCGAGAGAAGATTGTCGCTCCCCTCGAAGATCGTAAACAGCCGGTTGGCGACCGCCTTCAGCACCTTGTCGCCGATCTCGTGACCGTAGGTATCGTTCAGACGCTTGAAATGGTCGATATCGAGGATGGCGACGGAACTCGGCACTTTCAGCCGCAGGCACTCGTTCACCAGCTTTGGGCCGTTGTCGTAAAAATAGCGGCGGTTATAGAGGCCGGTCAGATAATCGCACGCCGCCGCCGCCCTCAGCTGCCGCATCTGCGCGAGCGTCTCGGCATTGTTGGCAATGCGGCATTGCAGCTCCTCGGCGACGAAGGGCCGGTAGAGGAAATCGCTGGCGCCGGCTTTGAGAAAACTGGCGGAAAGCATGCGGTCGTTGGACGAAGACACGCCGATGACACGCAGCCTGTCGGAACCGAAGCGATGGCGGATGCGCCGCGTCAGCTCGTAGCCGCTCATATCGGGCATATGGTGATCGGTGACGACCAGTTCGATATCGCCATAGGCTTCGAGCGCGGCCAGCGCCTCAAGTCCCGAGCTTGCCTCGACGACGAGATATTGCTGTGCCTTCAGGAGGTCGACCAGAACCTGGCGCGCCGAGACGACATCGTCGACGACGAGCACCCGCGTCTTGCGGTTGGAGATCGCCCGGCGGACGGCAGCGACCAGATTGTCGAGCGCGAACTCATTGTCCTTCAGCACGTAATCGATGACATTGCGCTCCATGATCCTGTTGCGCGTGTTGAGATCGAACGTGGCGGTAAAGACGATCGCCGGAATATCGTGCTCGATCGTGCAGTCGAGCGCCTCGCCATAAGGCGAATCCGGCAGGTTGAGATCGACGACGGCCATGGTGTAGCCGTGACCGTCTTCGGCAAGTTCCCTGCGCAGCGCCTTCAGCGACGAGCAGCATTTGACGGCAAGCCCAAGCTCCGTCTGGAACCGATGACAGAGCACGGCGGAAAACATTCGGGAATCTTCAACCAGAAGTATTTTGAGCCCGCCGGAGCGCAGCCCGGTGCCATCCCGGTGAAAATCCGCTTGAAAAGCCACAGCCGCTATTCTCCCCTGCGCCCTGCGGGCTCGACTCGACCCTCCCCCCGGCGGGGCAGACGATAACCGAGAGGCCTTTGCGCGTGAAGGGGACAAATGATGCTAGTACTTGTAATTGCAAAAATTCGATGCCGGTCCCCGACCGGCATCTCCGCCTCACTGGCAATACGCATATTGGAAGGGCCGTCAGGCAACCGCCCGCTCCTTGCGCATCGACTGAATTTGCAAGAGCGTATCGAGATTCTGGTTGACGCGGCAGTAGAACTCCTCGTCGATGAAGGGGCGCAGCATGAAATCATTGCCGCCGGCTTTGAGGAACCGTGCCGAAAGCAACCGGTTCGAGGAGGAGGAAACGCCGATGATGCGCAACTCATGCGAGCCGATATTGGCGCGGATGCGCCGTGTCAG
Encoded here:
- a CDS encoding GlxA family transcriptional regulator, whose product is MNRMQIKKRSLVFFMVPQFTMLPFSAAVDTLRIANRMLGYQAYTWRLASLDGEKVYSSCGIGVEANSSLAEERRHLGGENRPGMVLVCSGIDVEQFNNKSVNAWLRECYNRGVAVGSLCTGAHVLAQAGLLNGKRCAIHWENLPGFSEAFPQAEVYADLYEIDGNLYTCAGGTASLDMMLNLVGEDFGESLVNRICEQHLTDRVRNPHDRQRLPLRARLGVQNAKVLSIIELMEGNLAEPLSLIEIADGAGLSRRQIERLFRQEMGRSPARYYLEIRLDRARHLLVQSSMPVVEVAVACGFVSASHFSKCYRELYHRSPQQERAERKMTMATARQAVAA
- a CDS encoding diguanylate cyclase — translated: MAFQADFHRDGTGLRSGGLKILLVEDSRMFSAVLCHRFQTELGLAVKCCSSLKALRRELAEDGHGYTMAVVDLNLPDSPYGEALDCTIEHDIPAIVFTATFDLNTRNRIMERNVIDYVLKDNEFALDNLVAAVRRAISNRKTRVLVVDDVVSARQVLVDLLKAQQYLVVEASSGLEALAALEAYGDIELVVTDHHMPDMSGYELTRRIRHRFGSDRLRVIGVSSSNDRMLSASFLKAGASDFLYRPFVAEELQCRIANNAETLAQMRQLRAAAACDYLTGLYNRRYFYDNGPKLVNECLRLKVPSSVAILDIDHFKRLNDTYGHEIGDKVLKAVANRLFTIFEGSDNLLSRLGGEEFAILFPQMDSAAATKLCDEIRSDISRLKVTADDEELGVTISIGIAEIEGYETFENYLNAADQFLYMAKHRGRNQVYSDARMTEEAAQ